From Hippoglossus stenolepis isolate QCI-W04-F060 chromosome 4, HSTE1.2, whole genome shotgun sequence, a single genomic window includes:
- the abcf3 gene encoding ATP-binding cassette sub-family F member 3: MSHNPPRTSHIDACTPRLSPGPGNMATYVDILKSEFPEIDAELFDYITGVLGSGGADFEDGEEVYDAIGGVLQDVSADSKNEDDVRDICLQMFNTLKLNNHHGSQRQVLLDAPVQLSQISSDTDSAAKDVQGIWMMKRAQNTTVDAKKLEKAEAKLKAKHERRNEKDSQKPSSPLVLEEASASQASSKKENRVDQSGKNRSYDIRIENFDVAFGERCLLQGAELSLSSGRRYGLIGRNGLGKTTLLKMLASRNLRVPAHISILHVEQEVDGDETAALQSVLQSDTQREGLLDEEKRLNARIANGTADGMESVRLSEIYVKLEEIEADKAPARASVILAGLGFSPKMQQQMTREFSGGWRMRLALARALFARPDLLLLDEPTNMLDVRAILWLENYLQTWQSTILVVSHDRNFLNAVVTDIVHLHTQRLDSYRGNYENFIKTKEDRLKNQQREYEAQLQYRQHIQVFIDRFRYNANRAAQVQSKLKLLERLPEMKPIERETEVTLRFPDNFEKLSPPILQLDEVEFFYTPDQRLFSGLNLSADLESRICIVGENGAGKTTVLKLLMGELTPVNGMRQAHRSLKIGYFSQHHVDQLDLNVCSVELLLNKFPGRTEEEYRHQLGGYGITGELSTRPVASLSGGQKSRVAFAQMTMPCPNFYVLDEPTNHLDMETIEALAKALNKYRGGVILVSHDERLIRLVCKELWVCEGGKVRRIDGGFDEYRDILHEQFRKEGYL; the protein is encoded by the exons ATGTCCCACAATCCACCGCGCACTTCCCATATTGACGCGTGCACGCCGCGGCTGAGTCCAGGGCCGGGTAACATGGCGACTTACGTGGACATCCTGAAGAGCGAGTTCCCTGAGATCGACGCGGAGCTATTCGATTATATCACAG gcgTCTTGGGCAGTGGCGGTGCTGACTttgaggatggagaggaggtgTACGACGCCATCGGTGGCGTCCTACAGGACGTGTCTGCTGACAGTAAGAACGAGGATGATGTCAGAGACATCTGTCTCCAGATGTTCAACACTCTCAAACT GAATAATCATCATGGTTCTCAGAGGCAGGTGTTGTTGGACGCTCCTGTTCAGCTCTCTCAGATCTCTTCAGACACTG ATTCAGCAGCTAAAGATGTTCAGGGGATCTGGATGATGAAACGAGCTCAGAACACA ACTGTGGACGCAAAGAAACTGGAGAAGGCCGAGGCGAAGCTGAAAGCTAAACACGAGCGCAGGAACGAGAAGGACTCACAGAAACCCTCGAGTCCACT AGTCCTGGAGGAGGCGTCAGCCAGTCAGGCCAGCAGTAAGAAGGAAAATCGGGTCGACCAATCAGGAAAGAACCGCAGCTACGACATTCGTATTGAAAACTTTGATGTTGCGTTTGGAGAGAG GTGTCTGCTGCAGGGGGCGGAGCTCTCTCTGTCGTCAGGTCGGCGGTACGGTCTGATCGGTCGTAACGGTCTGGGGAAGACGACGCTGCTGAAGATGTTGGCGAGTCGTAACCTCCGTGTCCCGGCTCACATCTCCATCCTCCATGTGGAACAGGAAGTTGATGGAGATGAGACGGCGGCGCTGCAGAGCGTCCTGCAGAGTGATACGCAGAGAGAGGGGCTGCTGGACGAGGAGAAGAGGCTTAACGCTCGCATCGCCAACGGAAC TGCTGATGGGATGGAGAGCGTTCGACTGTCGGAGATCTACGTCAAACTGGAGGAGATCGAAGCCGACAAAGCCCCAGCCAG AGCCTCTGTCATCCTGGCTGGTCTCGGGTTCTCTCCCAAAATGCAACAGCAGATGACGAG GGAGTTTtcaggaggatggaggatgaggTTGGCGTTGGCCAGAGCTCTGTTTGCTCG GCcggacctgctgctgctcgacG agcCGACCAACATGTTGGACGTCAGAGCCATCTTGTGGTTAGAGAACTACCTGCAG ACGTGGCAGTCCACCATCTTGGTCGTCTCCCATGACCGAAACTTTCTGAACGCTGTGGTAACGGACATCGTCCACCTTCACACGCAGAGGCTCGACAGTTACCGCGGCAACTAcgaaaactttattaaaaccaaaGAAGACAGACTGAAGAACCAGCAGAGAGAGTACGAGGCCCAGCTGCAGTACAGACaacacatacag gttttTATTGACAGGTTTCGATATAACGCCAACAGAGCAGCTCAGGTCCAGAGTAAACTCAAACTGCTGGAGAGACT ACCGGAGATGAAACCCattgaaagagaaactgaagtCACTTTAAG GTTTCCAGATAACTTTGAGAAGTTGTCTCCGCCCATCCTGCAGCTGGACGAGGTGGAGTTTTTCTACACTCCAGATCAGCGACTCTTCTCTGGACTCAACCTGTCGGCCGACCTCGAGTCTCGAATCTGCATC GTCGGAGAAAATGGCGCCGGTAAAACCACCGTCCTCAAACTGCTGATGGGCGAGTTGACGCCTGTCAATGGAATGAGACAAGCTCACAG GAGTCTGAAGATCGGTTACTTCAGTCAACATCACGTGGATCAGCTGGACCTGAACGTCTgctctgtggagctgctgctcaacaAGTTCCCCG gtcgGACAGAGGAGGAGTACCGCCACCAGCTGGGAGGATACGGTATCACCGGAGAGCTGTCCACGAGGCCGGTGGCCAGTCTGTCAGGAGGACAGAAGAGCCGGGTCGCCTTCGCGCAGATGACCATGCCATG TCCAAACTTCTACGTCCTGGACGAACCGACCAACCACCTGGACATGGAGACGATCGAGGCTCTGGCTAAAGCGCTCAACAAGTAtaga GGCGGAGTCATCCTGGTGTCACATGACGAGCGTCTGATCCGGTTGGTTTGTAAGGAGCTGTGGGTGTGTGAAGGCGGGAAAGTTCGACGCATCGACGGCGGCTTCGACGAGTACAGAGACATCCTGCACGAGCAGTTCAGGAAGGAGGGTTACCTGTGA
- the LOC118106001 gene encoding uncharacterized protein LOC118106001 isoform X2 produces MQTNKSSTGAQVSVTGRTQKTILPQVRYHPSIQTPGDGARPKTTKTTDTRTSQTQRTRPGAEHPTHTGSQHVDNTTQADLVPTARPYPGGGRNPRSQTPDQKPNKKLDPGPSQKADQVSNRACPRPEQVPLGLGVQVDRAGVKEVEVLTRGQRTNQDWFSWRRNRITASVAHSVAHCRFVHGKSKTPPTSYLTAITGEGRRVQTRAMSWGVNMEAEVVGRYQKLKSSALGRPVTVQDCGLFIDAQRPWLAASPDGIVTDSLTGQWLLEVKCPYKHRQRRVEDACRDDPGFCLEIQDDVGREAGGSPVYHLKTSHSYFTQIQCQLAVTGLRRADLVVFTTKETAIVPVTFDPDLWGETVSRLEMFYRDAVLPHLRGKTQQETSAAWTPEQ; encoded by the exons atgcagacaaacaaatcGTCGACAGGAGCTCAGGTGTCTGTGACCGGTCGGACCCAGAAAACCATCCTGCCTCAGGTCAGGTACCATCCATCTATCCAGACTCCTGGAGATGGAGCACGGCCCAAAACCACTAAAACAACTGACACCAGAACCAGTCAGACACAAAGGACCAGACCTGGAGCTGAGCACCCCACTCACACTGGGAGCCAACATGTGGACAACACCACCCAGGCTGATCTGGTTCCTACAGCAAGACCTTATCCTGGTGGTGGACGGAACCCCCGTTCTCAGACCCCCGATCAGAAACCGAATAAGAAACTAGATCCAGGTCCTTCTCAAAAAGCAGATCAGGTCTCCAACAGAGCCTGTCCAAGACCAGAGCAGGTTCCTCTGGGTCTGGGGGTCCAGGTAGACAGGGCTGgggtgaaggaggtggaggttCTGACCCGTGGACAGAGGACCAACCAGGACTGGTTTTCTTGGAGGAGGAACCGGATCACAGCCTCTGTGGCTCATAGCGTCGCTCACTGCCGCTTCGTTCATGGCAAGAGCAAAACCCCGCCCACCTCCTACCTGACTGCTATCACAG GTGAGGGCCGCAGAGTCCAGACCAGAGCAATGAGCTGGGGGGTCAACATGGAGGCCGAGGTCGTCGGCAGGTACCAG AAACTCAAGAGTTCGGCGTTAGGTCGGCCGGTCACGGTTCAGGACTGCGGTCTGTTTATCGACGCCCAGCGGCCGTGGTTGGCTGCAAGTCCTGATGGGATTGTGACGGACAGCCTGACTGGCCAATGGCTGCTGGAGGTCAAGTGCCcctacaaacacagacagagacgtGTGGAGGACGCCTGCAGGGACGACCCTGGCTTCTGTCTGGAAATACAGGACGATGTCGGACGTGAGGCTGGAGGG TCTCCAGTCTACCATCTGAAGACGTCTCACAGTTACTTCACACAGATCCAGTGTCAGCTGGCAGTGACGGGCCTGCGACGGGCCGATCTCGTAGTCTTCACAACAAAGGAGACAGCCATCGTCccggtgacctttgaccctgacctGTGGGGGGAGACGGTGTCCAGACTGGAGATGTTCTACAGGGACGCTGTCCTCCCTCACCTCAGGGGGAAGACGCAGCAAGAGACGTCAGCAGCCTGGACACCAGAGCAGTAG
- the LOC118106001 gene encoding uncharacterized protein LOC118106001 isoform X1 produces the protein MQTNKSSTGAQVSVTGRTQKTILPQVRYHPSIQTPGDGARPKTTKTTDTRTSQTQRTRPGAEHPTHTGSQHVDNTTQADLVPTARPYPGGGRNPRSQTPDQKPNKKLDPGPSQKADQVSNRACPRPEQVPLGLGVQVDRAGVKEVEVLTRGQRTNQDWFSWRRNRITASVAHSVAHCRFVHGKSKTPPTSYLTAITGEGRRVQTRAMSWGVNMEAEVVGRYQVQFHSDDVILQKLKSSALGRPVTVQDCGLFIDAQRPWLAASPDGIVTDSLTGQWLLEVKCPYKHRQRRVEDACRDDPGFCLEIQDDVGREAGGSPVYHLKTSHSYFTQIQCQLAVTGLRRADLVVFTTKETAIVPVTFDPDLWGETVSRLEMFYRDAVLPHLRGKTQQETSAAWTPEQ, from the exons atgcagacaaacaaatcGTCGACAGGAGCTCAGGTGTCTGTGACCGGTCGGACCCAGAAAACCATCCTGCCTCAGGTCAGGTACCATCCATCTATCCAGACTCCTGGAGATGGAGCACGGCCCAAAACCACTAAAACAACTGACACCAGAACCAGTCAGACACAAAGGACCAGACCTGGAGCTGAGCACCCCACTCACACTGGGAGCCAACATGTGGACAACACCACCCAGGCTGATCTGGTTCCTACAGCAAGACCTTATCCTGGTGGTGGACGGAACCCCCGTTCTCAGACCCCCGATCAGAAACCGAATAAGAAACTAGATCCAGGTCCTTCTCAAAAAGCAGATCAGGTCTCCAACAGAGCCTGTCCAAGACCAGAGCAGGTTCCTCTGGGTCTGGGGGTCCAGGTAGACAGGGCTGgggtgaaggaggtggaggttCTGACCCGTGGACAGAGGACCAACCAGGACTGGTTTTCTTGGAGGAGGAACCGGATCACAGCCTCTGTGGCTCATAGCGTCGCTCACTGCCGCTTCGTTCATGGCAAGAGCAAAACCCCGCCCACCTCCTACCTGACTGCTATCACAG GTGAGGGCCGCAGAGTCCAGACCAGAGCAATGAGCTGGGGGGTCAACATGGAGGCCGAGGTCGTCGGCAGGTACCAGGTACAGTTCCACA gtgatgatgtcattctGCAGAAACTCAAGAGTTCGGCGTTAGGTCGGCCGGTCACGGTTCAGGACTGCGGTCTGTTTATCGACGCCCAGCGGCCGTGGTTGGCTGCAAGTCCTGATGGGATTGTGACGGACAGCCTGACTGGCCAATGGCTGCTGGAGGTCAAGTGCCcctacaaacacagacagagacgtGTGGAGGACGCCTGCAGGGACGACCCTGGCTTCTGTCTGGAAATACAGGACGATGTCGGACGTGAGGCTGGAGGG TCTCCAGTCTACCATCTGAAGACGTCTCACAGTTACTTCACACAGATCCAGTGTCAGCTGGCAGTGACGGGCCTGCGACGGGCCGATCTCGTAGTCTTCACAACAAAGGAGACAGCCATCGTCccggtgacctttgaccctgacctGTGGGGGGAGACGGTGTCCAGACTGGAGATGTTCTACAGGGACGCTGTCCTCCCTCACCTCAGGGGGAAGACGCAGCAAGAGACGTCAGCAGCCTGGACACCAGAGCAGTAG
- the LOC118106001 gene encoding uncharacterized protein LOC118106001 isoform X3, which translates to MQTNKSSTGAQVSVTGRTQKTILPQVRYHPSIQTPGDGARPKTTKTTDTRTSQTQRTRPGAEHPTHTGSQHVDNTTQADLVPTARPYPGGGRNPRSQTPDQKPNKKLDPGPSQKADQVSNRACPRPEQVPLGLGVQVDRAGVKEVEVLTRGQRTNQDWFSWRRNRITASVAHSVAHCRFVHGKSKTPPTSYLTAITGEGRRVQTRAMSWGVNMEAEVVGRYQVQFHSDDVILQKLKSSALGRPVTVQDCGLFIDAQRPWLAASPDGIVTDSLTGQWLLEVKCPYKHRQRRVEDACRDDPGFCLEIQDDVGREAGGSPRCPPVPVSSLPSEDVSQLLHTDPVSAGSDGPATGRSRSLHNKGDSHRPGDL; encoded by the exons atgcagacaaacaaatcGTCGACAGGAGCTCAGGTGTCTGTGACCGGTCGGACCCAGAAAACCATCCTGCCTCAGGTCAGGTACCATCCATCTATCCAGACTCCTGGAGATGGAGCACGGCCCAAAACCACTAAAACAACTGACACCAGAACCAGTCAGACACAAAGGACCAGACCTGGAGCTGAGCACCCCACTCACACTGGGAGCCAACATGTGGACAACACCACCCAGGCTGATCTGGTTCCTACAGCAAGACCTTATCCTGGTGGTGGACGGAACCCCCGTTCTCAGACCCCCGATCAGAAACCGAATAAGAAACTAGATCCAGGTCCTTCTCAAAAAGCAGATCAGGTCTCCAACAGAGCCTGTCCAAGACCAGAGCAGGTTCCTCTGGGTCTGGGGGTCCAGGTAGACAGGGCTGgggtgaaggaggtggaggttCTGACCCGTGGACAGAGGACCAACCAGGACTGGTTTTCTTGGAGGAGGAACCGGATCACAGCCTCTGTGGCTCATAGCGTCGCTCACTGCCGCTTCGTTCATGGCAAGAGCAAAACCCCGCCCACCTCCTACCTGACTGCTATCACAG GTGAGGGCCGCAGAGTCCAGACCAGAGCAATGAGCTGGGGGGTCAACATGGAGGCCGAGGTCGTCGGCAGGTACCAGGTACAGTTCCACA gtgatgatgtcattctGCAGAAACTCAAGAGTTCGGCGTTAGGTCGGCCGGTCACGGTTCAGGACTGCGGTCTGTTTATCGACGCCCAGCGGCCGTGGTTGGCTGCAAGTCCTGATGGGATTGTGACGGACAGCCTGACTGGCCAATGGCTGCTGGAGGTCAAGTGCCcctacaaacacagacagagacgtGTGGAGGACGCCTGCAGGGACGACCCTGGCTTCTGTCTGGAAATACAGGACGATGTCGGACGTGAGGCTGGAGGG TCCCCTCGTTGTCCTCCTGTCCCAGTCTCCAGTCTACCATCTGAAGACGTCTCACAGTTACTTCACACAGATCCAGTGTCAGCTGGCAGTGACGGGCCTGCGACGGGCCGATCTCGTAGTCTTCACAACAAAGGAGACAGCCATCGTCccggtgacctttga
- the LOC118106018 gene encoding dual specificity protein phosphatase 14, which produces MAVSQVSPGVFLSDLDSALNVSVLTSRNITLIVNASGLEGVSYPQLDLQLLHVPVQDQPHAPLSHYFESVAERIRQNHTGATLVHCTAGRSRSPALIMAYLMRCEGLSLRRAHEQVLDQRPFIRPNAGFWRQLMDYERTLFSRNSVRMARTSCGVLPEALQDSEDRAAYCVNV; this is translated from the exons ATGGCGGTGTCTCAGGTGAGTCCAGGTGTGTTCCTCagtgatctggactcagctctgAACGTCAGTGTGTTGACCAGCAGGAACATCACGCTCATCGTTAACGCCAGTGGACTGGAGGGTGTGTCCTACCCTCAGCTGGACCTGCAGCTCCTTCACGTCCCCGTCCAGGATCAACCTCATGCCCCCCTGAGCCACTACTTTGAATCTGTGGCTGAACGGATCCGTCAAAACCACACAGGGGCCACGCTGGTCCACTGCACCGCCGGCAGGAGTCGATCCCCCGCCCTGATCATGGCCTACCTGATGAG gtgtgaGGGTCTTAGCCTCCGTCGGGCTCATGAGCAGGTTCTGGATCAGCGGCCCTTCATCAGACCCAACGCTGGATTCTGGCGGCAGCTGATGGACTATGAGCGCACTCTGTTCAGCAGGAACTCGGTGCGGATGGCGCGGACGTCCTGTGGCGTCCTGCCTGAGGCTCTGCAGGACTCTGAGGACAGAGCTGCGTACTGCGTTAACGTCTGA
- the polr2d gene encoding DNA-directed RNA polymerase II subunit RPB4: protein MAAGGAAPPHVGDVEEDASQLLFPKEFENAETLLNSEVHMLLEHRKQQNESAEDEQELSEVFMKTLNYTARFSRFKNRETITAVRSLLLQKKLHKFELSSLANLCPEAAEEAKALIPSLEGRFEDEELQQILDDIQTKRSFQY from the exons ATGGCGGCGGGAGGCGCTGCTCCTCCTCATGTCGGTGATGTTGAAGAAGACGCgtcacagctgctgtttcctAAAG AGTTTGAGAATGCGGAGACGCTGCTGAACTCTGAAGTCCACATGCTGCTGGaacacaggaagcagcagaacGAGAGCGCGGAGGACGAACAGGAACTGTCCGAGGTCTTCATGAAGACTCTGAACTACACGGCTCGGTTCAGCCGCTTCAAGAACAGAGAGACCATCACGGCTGTGCGCAG tctcctcctgcagaagaAACTTCATAAGTTCGAGTTGTCGAGTTTAGCGAACCTGTGTCcggaggctgcagaggaggccAAAGCTCTGATCCCCAG TCTGGAGGGACGCTTCGAAgacgaggagctgcagcagatccTCGACGACATCCAGACCAAGAGGAGCTTCCAGTACTGA
- the LOC118106023 gene encoding olfactory receptor 140-like gives MKITLNLTEVSYFTLGAHVDTGHFKYLYFLILFIFYVSILCANVLLIVVICMNRSLHEPMYVFLCSLFVNELYGSTGLFPLLLVQILSDVHTVSASVCLLQVFCLYSYGGVEFFTLAVMSYDRYLAICCPLQYNTRMTSNKIARLVALSWIYPLLNNTFIIFCLTAPLHLCGNIINKVYCDNYYIVKLSCSDTSVNNIFGLTHMFTVIFGLIILILYTYVRILKVCFSGSKQTRQKAVSTCTPHLASLLNFSFGAFCEIVQSRFDLNSLPKVLRVVLSLYWLVCQPLVNPLLYGLQMSKIRIIYKNLLFGRKM, from the coding sequence ATGAAGATCACATTGAACTTGACAGAAGTTTCTTATTTCACACTCGGTGCCCACGTTGACACGGGACATTTTAAATACTTATATTTCCtgatacttttcattttttatgtttccatCCTTTGTGCCAACGTGCTGCTGATTGTCGTTATCTGTATGAACAGAAGTCTACATGAACCTATGtacgtgtttctgtgcagcctgtTTGTAAATGAACTGTATGGTAGCACAGGGTTGTTTCCTTTGCTCCTGGTTCAGATTCTCTCAGACGTTCACACTGTTTCTGCTTCAGTTTGTCTCCTGCAGGTTTTTTGTCTCTACTCTTATGGCGGCGTGGAGTTTTTCACTTTAGCCGTCATGTCCTATGACAGATATCTTGCTATATGTTGTCCTCTGCAGTACAACACACGTATGACTTCTAATAAGATTGCCAGGCTCGTTGCTTTAAGTTGGATTTATCCTCTATTAAACAATACTTTCATCATCTTTTGTCTGACTGCCCCTTTACATCTGtgtggaaacatcatcaacaagGTTTACTGTGATAATTATTATATCGTCAAACTGTCGTGTTCTGACACCTCAGTCAACAACATCTTTGGACTCACTCACATGTTTACAGTCATTTTTGGTCTCATCATTTTAATCCTCTACACGTACGTGAGgattttaaaggtttgtttctctggttccaaacagacgagacaaaaaGCCGTCAGCACCTGCACCCCCCACCTGGCCTCGCTGCTCAACTTCTCCTTCGGGGCTTTCTGTGAAATAGTTCAGAGCAGGTTTGATTTGAACAGCCTTCCCAAAGTGTTACGTGTTGTTTTATCGTTGTACTGGCTCGTGTGTCAGCCGCTCGTCAACCCTTTACTGTACGGACTGCAAATGTCCAAAATACGCATCATATACAAGAATCTGCTCTTTGGGAGGAAAATGTGA